One segment of Hippopotamus amphibius kiboko isolate mHipAmp2 chromosome 2, mHipAmp2.hap2, whole genome shotgun sequence DNA contains the following:
- the PUM3 gene encoding pumilio homolog 3 isoform X2, translated as MEVKGKKKITGKGTKTSQEKNRFHKNNDSGSSKTFPKKVKEGGPKITSKNFEKTATKPGKKGVKQFKNKQQGDKISKNKFQQANKFNRKRKFQPNSKNDESAAKKPKWDEFKKKKKELKQSRQLSDKTNYDIVVRAKQIWEILRRKDCDKEKRVKLMSDLQKLIQGKIKTIAFAHDSTRVIQCYIQYGNEEQRKQAFEELRGDLVELSKAKYSRNIVKKFLMYGSKAQIAEIMRSFKGHVRKMLRHAEASAIVEYAYNDKAILEQRNMLTEELYGNTFQLYKSADHPTLDKVLEVQPEKLELIMDEMKQILTPMAQKEAVIKHSLVHKVFLDFFTYAPPKLRSEMIEAIREAVVYLAHTHDGARVAMHCLWHGTPKDRKVIVKTMKTYVEKVASGQYSHLVLLAAFDCIDDTKLVKQIIISEIINSLPNIVNDKYGRKVLLYLLSPRDPAHTVREIIEVLQKGDGNAHSKKDTEIRRRELLESISPALLSYLQGHAEEVVLDKSACVLVADILGAATGDVQPAMNAIASLAAAELHPGGKDGELHVAEHPAGHLVLKWLIEQDSKMKESGREVYFTGCFAKTLVEHVGMKNLKAWASVNRGAIILSSLLQSSDQEVASKVKTGLKNLIPTLEKTKNASKGIEMLLEKLTA; from the exons ATGgaagtcaaagggaaaaaaaaaatcacaggaaaaggtacaaagacatcacaagagaaaaacaggttTCATAAAAACAATG ATTCTGGTTCTTCAAAGACTTTCCCCAAAAAAGTTAAGGAAGGTGGACCTAAAATCACATCTAAGAACTTTGAGAAAACTGCCACAAAACCTGGGAAAAAAGGTGTGAAGCAGTTCAAGAATAAGCAGCAAGGGGATAAAATATCAAAGAACAAATTCCAGCAGGCAAATAAATTCAACAGGAAGAGAAAATTCCAGCCAAACAGTAAAAATGATG AGTCAGCAGCCAAGAAACCCAAATGGGATGAgttcaaaaaaaagaagaaagaactgaAGCAGAGCAGGCAACTCAGTGATAAAACCAACTATGACATTGTTGTTCGGGCAAAGCAGATCTGGGAGATCTTAAGAAG AAAAGATtgtgacaaagaaaaaagagtgaagttGATGAGTGATTTGCAGAAGTTGATTCAAgggaaaattaaaact ATTGCGTTTGCACATGATTCAACTCGTGTGATCCAGTGTTACATTCAGTATGGCAACGAAGAGCAGAGAAAACAGGCTTTTGAAGAACTGCGAg gtgATTTGGTTGAATTAAGCAAAGCTAAATATTCCAGAAATATTGTTAAGAAGTTTCTCATGTATGG GAGTAAGGCACAGATTGCAGAGATAATGAGAAGTTTTAAAGGCCATGTGAGGAAGATGCTGCGGCATGCGGAGGCGTCCGCCATTGTGGAGTACGCCTACAATGACAAAGCCATCTTGGAGCAGAGGAACATGCTGACAGAAGAGCTTTATGGGAACACATTTCAGCTTTACAAG TCAGCAGATCACCCAACTCTGGACAAAGTATTAGAGGTACAGCCAGAAAAACTAGAGCTTATCATGGATGAAATGAAACAGATTCTAACTCCAATGGCCCAGAA agaaGCTGTGATTAAGCACTCCCTGGTGCATAAAGTATTCTTGGACTTTTTTACCTATGCACCCCCAAAGCTGAGATCA GAAATGATTGAAGCCATCCGAGAAGCAGTGGTATACCTGGCGCACACACACGATGGCGCCAGAGTGGCCATGCACTGCCTGTGGCACGGCACGCCCAAG gacagGAAAGTGATTGTGAAAACAATGAAGACTTATGTTGAAAAGGTGGCTAGT GGCCAATACTCCCACTTGGTTTTACTGGCGGCATTTGATTGTATTGATGATACTAAGCTTGTGAAGCAGATAATCATATCA GAAATTATTAATTCCTTGCCTAACATAGTAAATGACAAATATGGAAGGAAGGTCTTGCTGTATTTGCTAAGCCCCAGAGATCCTGCACACACAGTACGAGAGATCATTGAAGTTCTGCAGAAGGGAGATGGTAATGCACACAG TAAGAAAGATACAGAGATCCGCCGACGAGAGCTCTTAGAATCCATTTCTCCGGCTTTGTTAAGCTACCTGCAAGGACACGCCGAAGAGGTGGTGCTGGATAAGTCTGCGTGTGTGCTGGTGGCTGACATCCTGGGAGCTGCCACTGGAGATGTGCAGCCCGCCATGAATGCCATTGCCAGTTTGGCAGCGGCAGAGCTGCATCCTGGGGGCAAGGATGGAGAG CTTCATGTTGCAGAACATCCTGCAGGACATCTTGTTTTGAAGTGGTTAATAGAACAAGATTCAAAGATGAAAGAAAGTGGAAGAGAAG TTTATTTTACAGGTTGTTTTGCAAAAACACTTGTAGAGCATGTTGGTATGAAGAACCTGAAGGCCTGGGCTAGTGTCAATCGAGGAGCCATTATTCTCTCAAG CCTTCTCCAGAGTTCTGATCAAGAAGTTGCAAGTAAAGTCAAAACTGGACTGAAAAACCTGATTCCCACAttggaaaaaaccaaaaacgcCAGCAAAGGGATAGAAATGCTACTTGAAAAACTGACTGCCTAG
- the PUM3 gene encoding pumilio homolog 3 isoform X1, which yields MEVKGKKKITGKGTKTSQEKNRFHKNNDSGSSKTFPKKVKEGGPKITSKNFEKTATKPGKKGVKQFKNKQQGDKISKNKFQQANKFNRKRKFQPNSKNDESAAKKPKWDEFKKKKKELKQSRQLSDKTNYDIVVRAKQIWEILRRKDCDKEKRVKLMSDLQKLIQGKIKTIAFAHDSTRVIQCYIQYGNEEQRKQAFEELRGDLVELSKAKYSRNIVKKFLMYGSKAQIAEIMRSFKGHVRKMLRHAEASAIVEYAYNDKAILEQRNMLTEELYGNTFQLYKSADHPTLDKVLEVQPEKLELIMDEMKQILTPMAQKEAVIKHSLVHKVFLDFFTYAPPKLRSEMIEAIREAVVYLAHTHDGARVAMHCLWHGTPKDRKVIVKTMKTYVEKVASGQYSHLVLLAAFDCIDDTKLVKQIIISEIINSLPNIVNDKYGRKVLLYLLSPRDPAHTVREIIEVLQKGDGNAHSKKDTEIRRRELLESISPALLSYLQGHAEEVVLDKSACVLVADILGAATGDVQPAMNAIASLAAAELHPGGKDGELHVAEHPAGHLVLKWLIEQDSKMKESGREVSVYFTGCFAKTLVEHVGMKNLKAWASVNRGAIILSSLLQSSDQEVASKVKTGLKNLIPTLEKTKNASKGIEMLLEKLTA from the exons ATGgaagtcaaagggaaaaaaaaaatcacaggaaaaggtacaaagacatcacaagagaaaaacaggttTCATAAAAACAATG ATTCTGGTTCTTCAAAGACTTTCCCCAAAAAAGTTAAGGAAGGTGGACCTAAAATCACATCTAAGAACTTTGAGAAAACTGCCACAAAACCTGGGAAAAAAGGTGTGAAGCAGTTCAAGAATAAGCAGCAAGGGGATAAAATATCAAAGAACAAATTCCAGCAGGCAAATAAATTCAACAGGAAGAGAAAATTCCAGCCAAACAGTAAAAATGATG AGTCAGCAGCCAAGAAACCCAAATGGGATGAgttcaaaaaaaagaagaaagaactgaAGCAGAGCAGGCAACTCAGTGATAAAACCAACTATGACATTGTTGTTCGGGCAAAGCAGATCTGGGAGATCTTAAGAAG AAAAGATtgtgacaaagaaaaaagagtgaagttGATGAGTGATTTGCAGAAGTTGATTCAAgggaaaattaaaact ATTGCGTTTGCACATGATTCAACTCGTGTGATCCAGTGTTACATTCAGTATGGCAACGAAGAGCAGAGAAAACAGGCTTTTGAAGAACTGCGAg gtgATTTGGTTGAATTAAGCAAAGCTAAATATTCCAGAAATATTGTTAAGAAGTTTCTCATGTATGG GAGTAAGGCACAGATTGCAGAGATAATGAGAAGTTTTAAAGGCCATGTGAGGAAGATGCTGCGGCATGCGGAGGCGTCCGCCATTGTGGAGTACGCCTACAATGACAAAGCCATCTTGGAGCAGAGGAACATGCTGACAGAAGAGCTTTATGGGAACACATTTCAGCTTTACAAG TCAGCAGATCACCCAACTCTGGACAAAGTATTAGAGGTACAGCCAGAAAAACTAGAGCTTATCATGGATGAAATGAAACAGATTCTAACTCCAATGGCCCAGAA agaaGCTGTGATTAAGCACTCCCTGGTGCATAAAGTATTCTTGGACTTTTTTACCTATGCACCCCCAAAGCTGAGATCA GAAATGATTGAAGCCATCCGAGAAGCAGTGGTATACCTGGCGCACACACACGATGGCGCCAGAGTGGCCATGCACTGCCTGTGGCACGGCACGCCCAAG gacagGAAAGTGATTGTGAAAACAATGAAGACTTATGTTGAAAAGGTGGCTAGT GGCCAATACTCCCACTTGGTTTTACTGGCGGCATTTGATTGTATTGATGATACTAAGCTTGTGAAGCAGATAATCATATCA GAAATTATTAATTCCTTGCCTAACATAGTAAATGACAAATATGGAAGGAAGGTCTTGCTGTATTTGCTAAGCCCCAGAGATCCTGCACACACAGTACGAGAGATCATTGAAGTTCTGCAGAAGGGAGATGGTAATGCACACAG TAAGAAAGATACAGAGATCCGCCGACGAGAGCTCTTAGAATCCATTTCTCCGGCTTTGTTAAGCTACCTGCAAGGACACGCCGAAGAGGTGGTGCTGGATAAGTCTGCGTGTGTGCTGGTGGCTGACATCCTGGGAGCTGCCACTGGAGATGTGCAGCCCGCCATGAATGCCATTGCCAGTTTGGCAGCGGCAGAGCTGCATCCTGGGGGCAAGGATGGAGAG CTTCATGTTGCAGAACATCCTGCAGGACATCTTGTTTTGAAGTGGTTAATAGAACAAGATTCAAAGATGAAAGAAAGTGGAAGAGAAG TTTCAGTTTATTTTACAGGTTGTTTTGCAAAAACACTTGTAGAGCATGTTGGTATGAAGAACCTGAAGGCCTGGGCTAGTGTCAATCGAGGAGCCATTATTCTCTCAAG CCTTCTCCAGAGTTCTGATCAAGAAGTTGCAAGTAAAGTCAAAACTGGACTGAAAAACCTGATTCCCACAttggaaaaaaccaaaaacgcCAGCAAAGGGATAGAAATGCTACTTGAAAAACTGACTGCCTAG
- the PUM3 gene encoding pumilio homolog 3 isoform X4, with translation MEVKGKKKITGKGTKTSQEKNRFHKNNDSGSSKTFPKKVKEGGPKITSKNFEKTATKPGKKGVKQFKNKQQGDKISKNKFQQANKFNRKRKFQPNSKNDESAAKKPKWDEFKKKKKELKQSRQLSDKTNYDIVVRAKQIWEILRRKDCDKEKRVKLMSDLQKLIQGKIKTIAFAHDSTRVIQCYIQYGNEEQRKQAFEELRGDLVELSKAKYSRNIVKKFLMYGSKAQIAEIMRSFKGHVRKMLRHAEASAIVEYAYNDKAILEQRNMLTEELYGNTFQLYKSADHPTLDKVLEVQPEKLELIMDEMKQILTPMAQKEAVIKHSLVHKVFLDFFTYAPPKLRSEMIEAIREAVVYLAHTHDGARVAMHCLWHGTPKDRKVIVKTMKTYVEKVASGQYSHLVLLAAFDCIDDTKLVKQIIISEIINSLPNIVNDKYGRKVLLYLLSPRDPAHTVREIIEVLQKGDGNAHSKKDTEIRRRELLESISPALLSYLQGHAEEVVLDKSACVLVADILGAATGDVQPAMNAIASLAAAELHPGGKDGELHVAEHPAGHLVLKWLIEQDSKMKESGREAFSRVLIKKLQVKSKLD, from the exons ATGgaagtcaaagggaaaaaaaaaatcacaggaaaaggtacaaagacatcacaagagaaaaacaggttTCATAAAAACAATG ATTCTGGTTCTTCAAAGACTTTCCCCAAAAAAGTTAAGGAAGGTGGACCTAAAATCACATCTAAGAACTTTGAGAAAACTGCCACAAAACCTGGGAAAAAAGGTGTGAAGCAGTTCAAGAATAAGCAGCAAGGGGATAAAATATCAAAGAACAAATTCCAGCAGGCAAATAAATTCAACAGGAAGAGAAAATTCCAGCCAAACAGTAAAAATGATG AGTCAGCAGCCAAGAAACCCAAATGGGATGAgttcaaaaaaaagaagaaagaactgaAGCAGAGCAGGCAACTCAGTGATAAAACCAACTATGACATTGTTGTTCGGGCAAAGCAGATCTGGGAGATCTTAAGAAG AAAAGATtgtgacaaagaaaaaagagtgaagttGATGAGTGATTTGCAGAAGTTGATTCAAgggaaaattaaaact ATTGCGTTTGCACATGATTCAACTCGTGTGATCCAGTGTTACATTCAGTATGGCAACGAAGAGCAGAGAAAACAGGCTTTTGAAGAACTGCGAg gtgATTTGGTTGAATTAAGCAAAGCTAAATATTCCAGAAATATTGTTAAGAAGTTTCTCATGTATGG GAGTAAGGCACAGATTGCAGAGATAATGAGAAGTTTTAAAGGCCATGTGAGGAAGATGCTGCGGCATGCGGAGGCGTCCGCCATTGTGGAGTACGCCTACAATGACAAAGCCATCTTGGAGCAGAGGAACATGCTGACAGAAGAGCTTTATGGGAACACATTTCAGCTTTACAAG TCAGCAGATCACCCAACTCTGGACAAAGTATTAGAGGTACAGCCAGAAAAACTAGAGCTTATCATGGATGAAATGAAACAGATTCTAACTCCAATGGCCCAGAA agaaGCTGTGATTAAGCACTCCCTGGTGCATAAAGTATTCTTGGACTTTTTTACCTATGCACCCCCAAAGCTGAGATCA GAAATGATTGAAGCCATCCGAGAAGCAGTGGTATACCTGGCGCACACACACGATGGCGCCAGAGTGGCCATGCACTGCCTGTGGCACGGCACGCCCAAG gacagGAAAGTGATTGTGAAAACAATGAAGACTTATGTTGAAAAGGTGGCTAGT GGCCAATACTCCCACTTGGTTTTACTGGCGGCATTTGATTGTATTGATGATACTAAGCTTGTGAAGCAGATAATCATATCA GAAATTATTAATTCCTTGCCTAACATAGTAAATGACAAATATGGAAGGAAGGTCTTGCTGTATTTGCTAAGCCCCAGAGATCCTGCACACACAGTACGAGAGATCATTGAAGTTCTGCAGAAGGGAGATGGTAATGCACACAG TAAGAAAGATACAGAGATCCGCCGACGAGAGCTCTTAGAATCCATTTCTCCGGCTTTGTTAAGCTACCTGCAAGGACACGCCGAAGAGGTGGTGCTGGATAAGTCTGCGTGTGTGCTGGTGGCTGACATCCTGGGAGCTGCCACTGGAGATGTGCAGCCCGCCATGAATGCCATTGCCAGTTTGGCAGCGGCAGAGCTGCATCCTGGGGGCAAGGATGGAGAG CTTCATGTTGCAGAACATCCTGCAGGACATCTTGTTTTGAAGTGGTTAATAGAACAAGATTCAAAGATGAAAGAAAGTGGAAGAGAAG CCTTCTCCAGAGTTCTGATCAAGAAGTTGCAAGTAAAGTCAAAACTGGACTGA
- the PUM3 gene encoding pumilio homolog 3 isoform X3 has translation MEVKGKKKITGKGTKTSQEKNRFHKNNDSGSSKTFPKKVKEGGPKITSKNFEKTATKPGKKGVKQFKNKQQGDKISKNKFQQANKFNRKRKFQPNSKNDESAAKKPKWDEFKKKKKELKQSRQLSDKTNYDIVVRAKQIWEILRRKDCDKEKRVKLMSDLQKLIQGKIKTIAFAHDSTRVIQCYIQYGNEEQRKQAFEELRGDLVELSKAKYSRNIVKKFLMYGSKAQIAEIMRSFKGHVRKMLRHAEASAIVEYAYNDKAILEQRNMLTEELYGNTFQLYKSADHPTLDKVLEVQPEKLELIMDEMKQILTPMAQKEAVIKHSLVHKVFLDFFTYAPPKLRSEMIEAIREAVVYLAHTHDGARVAMHCLWHGTPKDRKVIVKTMKTYVEKVASGQYSHLVLLAAFDCIDDTKLVKQIIISEIINSLPNIVNDKYGRKVLLYLLSPRDPAHTVREIIEVLQKGDGNAHSKKDTEIRRRELLESISPALLSYLQGHAEEVVLDKSACVLVADILGAATGDVQPAMNAIASLAAAELHPGGKDGELHVAEHPAGHLVLKWLIEQDSKMKESGREGCFAKTLVEHVGMKNLKAWASVNRGAIILSSLLQSSDQEVASKVKTGLKNLIPTLEKTKNASKGIEMLLEKLTA, from the exons ATGgaagtcaaagggaaaaaaaaaatcacaggaaaaggtacaaagacatcacaagagaaaaacaggttTCATAAAAACAATG ATTCTGGTTCTTCAAAGACTTTCCCCAAAAAAGTTAAGGAAGGTGGACCTAAAATCACATCTAAGAACTTTGAGAAAACTGCCACAAAACCTGGGAAAAAAGGTGTGAAGCAGTTCAAGAATAAGCAGCAAGGGGATAAAATATCAAAGAACAAATTCCAGCAGGCAAATAAATTCAACAGGAAGAGAAAATTCCAGCCAAACAGTAAAAATGATG AGTCAGCAGCCAAGAAACCCAAATGGGATGAgttcaaaaaaaagaagaaagaactgaAGCAGAGCAGGCAACTCAGTGATAAAACCAACTATGACATTGTTGTTCGGGCAAAGCAGATCTGGGAGATCTTAAGAAG AAAAGATtgtgacaaagaaaaaagagtgaagttGATGAGTGATTTGCAGAAGTTGATTCAAgggaaaattaaaact ATTGCGTTTGCACATGATTCAACTCGTGTGATCCAGTGTTACATTCAGTATGGCAACGAAGAGCAGAGAAAACAGGCTTTTGAAGAACTGCGAg gtgATTTGGTTGAATTAAGCAAAGCTAAATATTCCAGAAATATTGTTAAGAAGTTTCTCATGTATGG GAGTAAGGCACAGATTGCAGAGATAATGAGAAGTTTTAAAGGCCATGTGAGGAAGATGCTGCGGCATGCGGAGGCGTCCGCCATTGTGGAGTACGCCTACAATGACAAAGCCATCTTGGAGCAGAGGAACATGCTGACAGAAGAGCTTTATGGGAACACATTTCAGCTTTACAAG TCAGCAGATCACCCAACTCTGGACAAAGTATTAGAGGTACAGCCAGAAAAACTAGAGCTTATCATGGATGAAATGAAACAGATTCTAACTCCAATGGCCCAGAA agaaGCTGTGATTAAGCACTCCCTGGTGCATAAAGTATTCTTGGACTTTTTTACCTATGCACCCCCAAAGCTGAGATCA GAAATGATTGAAGCCATCCGAGAAGCAGTGGTATACCTGGCGCACACACACGATGGCGCCAGAGTGGCCATGCACTGCCTGTGGCACGGCACGCCCAAG gacagGAAAGTGATTGTGAAAACAATGAAGACTTATGTTGAAAAGGTGGCTAGT GGCCAATACTCCCACTTGGTTTTACTGGCGGCATTTGATTGTATTGATGATACTAAGCTTGTGAAGCAGATAATCATATCA GAAATTATTAATTCCTTGCCTAACATAGTAAATGACAAATATGGAAGGAAGGTCTTGCTGTATTTGCTAAGCCCCAGAGATCCTGCACACACAGTACGAGAGATCATTGAAGTTCTGCAGAAGGGAGATGGTAATGCACACAG TAAGAAAGATACAGAGATCCGCCGACGAGAGCTCTTAGAATCCATTTCTCCGGCTTTGTTAAGCTACCTGCAAGGACACGCCGAAGAGGTGGTGCTGGATAAGTCTGCGTGTGTGCTGGTGGCTGACATCCTGGGAGCTGCCACTGGAGATGTGCAGCCCGCCATGAATGCCATTGCCAGTTTGGCAGCGGCAGAGCTGCATCCTGGGGGCAAGGATGGAGAG CTTCATGTTGCAGAACATCCTGCAGGACATCTTGTTTTGAAGTGGTTAATAGAACAAGATTCAAAGATGAAAGAAAGTGGAAGAGAAG GTTGTTTTGCAAAAACACTTGTAGAGCATGTTGGTATGAAGAACCTGAAGGCCTGGGCTAGTGTCAATCGAGGAGCCATTATTCTCTCAAG CCTTCTCCAGAGTTCTGATCAAGAAGTTGCAAGTAAAGTCAAAACTGGACTGAAAAACCTGATTCCCACAttggaaaaaaccaaaaacgcCAGCAAAGGGATAGAAATGCTACTTGAAAAACTGACTGCCTAG